One segment of Rhodopirellula baltica SH 1 DNA contains the following:
- a CDS encoding TolC family protein: protein MLVTGGLILMGMHSPVLRAEETPGTSFQQFLENAARNMADANRRDSLQPETPPATHSTPVSSSNNDSLALPPEPPEVTTAVQTVAPWWESIAFSGLLQTPDQVSFDLPTVLTDTLETSPRISSVSRRTLIAYEKIVQQNAVFDPTLLLEGGYGRVNDPVGSTLTTGGPDRLIQNSVIASGGFRKLTRRGAVVDLTQELGTLDSNSLFFEPNPQGNSRVSLSITQPLLATSGEVYNTRLVTQASIDSRIAWQEMRSEVESHLVDTFQAFWRLYERRCHLVQQRSLIERGEQIARIVDGRADLDSGPLQRIKVQRRLANDRDRQIEIEAELQRLQVRLRTLVGSPELTAMNQSVELIPLANPEIPKEDIDLKDAIVRGLEYRPDIQAATQELASAGLGINVTRNELKPQLDAVFDAYLSGLRGNNRFFQAFGDQFTEGPGLTATLQYSLPYGRRAARSRVREARYRYQQRSEELRQSLLVAQREIETALIQANANFRLRESKAITLQAAIREEEIAMRRWELLAGDGGPTALVLEDLLETQKRRTESEQLFVTAQVSSIISLIELQKAMGTLLMTEGVEPSRCGNTSQIDILKMEPVEIDQLHTPTHVTEWSPQVVGESLIGEFGLIELENSAVDDAASTMERME from the coding sequence ATGCTAGTAACCGGTGGTTTGATCTTGATGGGGATGCACTCACCAGTCCTCCGAGCGGAAGAAACGCCGGGAACGTCTTTTCAGCAGTTCCTCGAGAACGCCGCACGCAACATGGCGGACGCAAATCGTCGCGATTCGTTGCAGCCCGAAACGCCGCCAGCAACCCATTCGACGCCTGTTTCGTCGTCAAACAACGACTCTTTGGCGTTGCCGCCGGAGCCTCCCGAGGTCACCACCGCGGTCCAAACGGTCGCTCCGTGGTGGGAATCCATCGCTTTTTCGGGGCTGTTGCAGACGCCCGATCAAGTCTCTTTCGATTTGCCAACCGTCCTGACCGACACACTCGAGACCAGTCCTCGGATCTCGTCAGTTTCACGGCGGACTTTGATTGCGTACGAAAAGATTGTTCAGCAGAACGCCGTGTTTGATCCGACGCTGCTGCTGGAAGGTGGCTACGGTCGTGTCAATGATCCGGTTGGAAGCACGCTGACAACAGGTGGACCCGACCGATTGATCCAGAACTCGGTGATCGCCAGCGGCGGCTTCCGCAAGCTGACACGACGAGGTGCGGTTGTCGATCTGACACAAGAACTGGGAACGCTGGATAGCAACAGTCTGTTCTTTGAACCCAACCCGCAAGGCAACTCAAGGGTCAGCCTTAGCATCACACAACCGTTGTTGGCGACCAGCGGTGAAGTCTACAACACCCGACTCGTGACTCAGGCATCGATCGATAGTCGGATCGCCTGGCAGGAGATGCGTTCGGAGGTTGAGTCTCATCTTGTCGATACATTTCAAGCGTTTTGGCGTTTGTACGAACGACGTTGCCACCTGGTCCAGCAACGAAGCTTGATCGAACGAGGCGAACAGATCGCTCGCATCGTTGACGGACGCGCGGATTTGGATTCCGGACCACTTCAACGCATCAAAGTTCAACGTCGATTGGCAAACGATCGCGATCGCCAAATCGAAATCGAAGCGGAATTGCAACGACTTCAAGTGCGTCTGCGAACTTTGGTTGGAAGCCCGGAACTGACGGCGATGAATCAATCGGTCGAACTGATTCCGTTGGCCAATCCCGAGATCCCGAAGGAAGACATCGATCTGAAAGACGCGATCGTTCGCGGATTGGAATATCGGCCGGACATCCAAGCCGCAACGCAAGAATTGGCGTCCGCGGGATTGGGGATCAACGTGACGCGAAACGAATTGAAGCCGCAGTTGGATGCGGTTTTCGATGCGTATTTGTCTGGTCTTCGAGGAAACAATCGATTCTTCCAGGCTTTTGGTGACCAATTCACCGAAGGTCCCGGTTTGACGGCGACGTTGCAGTACAGCCTGCCATACGGTCGCCGCGCCGCACGCAGTCGCGTTCGCGAAGCAAGGTATCGATACCAACAACGCAGCGAAGAGTTGCGTCAAAGTTTGTTGGTCGCGCAACGCGAAATCGAGACCGCGTTGATTCAAGCGAATGCAAACTTTCGATTGCGTGAAAGCAAAGCGATCACTTTGCAGGCCGCAATTCGAGAAGAAGAAATCGCAATGCGGCGCTGGGAGTTGTTAGCAGGCGACGGCGGTCCGACGGCACTCGTGCTGGAAGACTTGCTGGAAACTCAGAAACGCCGTACCGAGAGCGAGCAGTTGTTCGTCACCGCACAGGTCTCGTCCATCATCTCTTTGATCGAGTTGCAAAAGGCGATGGGAACGTTGTTGATGACTGAAGGCGTTGAGCCATCGCGATGCGGCAACACAAGCCAAATTGACATCTTGAAAATGGAACCGGTTGAGATTGATCAATTGCACACTCCGACTCACGTCACCGAATGGAGCCCACAGGTGGTTGGCGAATCGTTGATTGGAGAGTTTGGACTAATTGAACTAGAGAATTCAGCGGTCGACGATGCAGCGTCCACTATGGAACGGATGGAATAA
- a CDS encoding efflux RND transporter periplasmic adaptor subunit produces MVSAAASTDFANKAKPERSVAPNATNAPAMQSSELSDVSRSKLFQSMWHTWLTEMASTKDRVSAAELLVQRLGAVLPDHTIRLGWGARTMHRLHDGRLGWLGAENSIRQRYDAQWLASTSDDSTPPTESMSRWDNGTLVIDLVPDVENASQSSDSTEGGSTTIPRCQLWIRPPGADDFDARTFQRMLTPDVMGLFAAIFLSRPAKDHWGRLANKLSKWWSRRGLIGIAFLVTLILTCIPMSYRTHAIATVAPMNGRLIASPIDATLLTTLVRPGDRVTAGQTLLQLDGRPLRIELESLLAEIDEAQKDEDIALASNQIASAQLAGLRRKTLLRKAELLQDKLSKLDVVSPIDGIIIQGDLTRSLGTPLEIGQTLMEVAPEGNVEIELELPESEIGFVEMNAPVELWFPALDGEAFESSVQSVWPAATIRDDSNVFVAIAELPNENAALRVGMRGEAIVMGPTYPWIWKWIRTPVRRMGWMIGW; encoded by the coding sequence ATGGTAAGTGCTGCCGCATCGACCGATTTCGCGAACAAAGCCAAACCCGAACGCTCGGTTGCGCCGAACGCTACGAATGCGCCCGCGATGCAGTCCTCTGAGTTGTCGGATGTTTCGCGATCGAAACTGTTCCAATCGATGTGGCACACTTGGTTGACGGAGATGGCTTCCACAAAGGACCGTGTGTCCGCCGCGGAATTGCTGGTTCAGCGGTTGGGTGCCGTGTTGCCCGATCACACGATCCGCTTGGGTTGGGGCGCTCGGACGATGCATCGATTGCATGACGGACGCCTGGGATGGCTGGGAGCTGAAAACTCCATCCGTCAACGGTATGACGCACAGTGGTTGGCATCGACATCAGACGACAGCACACCTCCGACCGAAAGCATGTCGCGATGGGACAATGGAACTCTGGTGATCGATTTGGTACCGGATGTCGAGAATGCATCGCAATCGAGCGATTCGACGGAAGGCGGCTCGACAACGATTCCTCGTTGCCAGCTTTGGATACGGCCTCCAGGTGCGGATGACTTTGATGCGCGAACCTTTCAACGAATGCTGACTCCCGATGTGATGGGATTGTTTGCTGCGATCTTCTTGAGTCGACCAGCAAAAGATCATTGGGGACGTCTGGCGAACAAGCTGAGCAAGTGGTGGTCACGACGTGGGCTGATCGGAATCGCATTCTTAGTGACTTTGATTTTAACATGTATCCCGATGTCGTATCGAACGCATGCAATTGCGACCGTCGCCCCAATGAACGGACGGCTGATCGCATCGCCAATTGATGCAACGCTGCTGACGACGTTGGTTCGTCCGGGCGATCGCGTGACAGCCGGGCAAACACTGTTGCAGTTGGATGGACGCCCGTTGCGGATCGAATTGGAATCTCTGCTGGCGGAGATCGATGAGGCACAGAAAGACGAGGACATCGCACTGGCAAGTAATCAAATCGCTTCCGCGCAGCTGGCGGGGCTACGCCGGAAAACATTGCTTCGGAAAGCGGAGTTGTTGCAAGACAAATTGAGCAAACTTGATGTCGTGTCGCCGATTGATGGGATTATCATCCAGGGTGACCTGACTCGTTCGCTCGGGACTCCTTTGGAAATTGGCCAAACGTTGATGGAAGTCGCCCCCGAAGGAAACGTTGAGATTGAATTGGAACTGCCCGAGTCCGAAATCGGATTTGTGGAAATGAACGCTCCCGTTGAATTGTGGTTTCCCGCTTTGGATGGGGAAGCTTTCGAAAGCAGCGTGCAGTCGGTATGGCCGGCCGCGACGATTCGCGATGATTCCAACGTCTTCGTCGCCATCGCGGAACTGCCAAACGAAAACGCGGCTTTGCGAGTGGGGATGCGTGGCGAAGCGATCGTGATGGGACCGACGTACCCATGGATTTGGAAGTGGATTCGAACCCCCGTCAGACGAATGGGGTGGATGATCGGATGGTGA
- a CDS encoding efflux RND transporter periplasmic adaptor subunit codes for MTKQTSWTVVGLSVFVAFHLTADLASAQATTGTQRGIALYGDSAYEGFSQAIEDIYLSSEDLGRIIELPVKVGQRVKANDVIARFDDEIEKASMEIAQAQASMMGEINAAQAALDMQTIRVEHLRRLLRDEMAGSDELRRAEMELKIAAARLLTATEQRTLRSAEANRLELQWKRRTIRAPFDGVVAEKKAGLGATITPSSPEIVRLVRTDTLHGVFNVMADRALQMKPGMETQVYFRAARKTVDGKIDTIGPSINSESGTIEIRVRIDNPTGELRPGDRCTMRVVAPNLSDEGPESVSKLRKSGVNRW; via the coding sequence ATGACAAAGCAAACTTCATGGACGGTTGTCGGTTTGAGCGTCTTCGTCGCGTTCCATCTAACCGCCGATCTCGCATCTGCGCAAGCCACAACGGGCACGCAGCGAGGCATCGCACTGTATGGCGATTCAGCTTACGAAGGATTTTCGCAAGCCATCGAAGACATTTATCTGAGCAGCGAAGATCTGGGGCGAATCATCGAACTCCCTGTGAAAGTCGGCCAACGGGTCAAAGCCAACGATGTCATCGCACGATTCGACGATGAAATTGAAAAAGCATCGATGGAGATCGCTCAGGCGCAAGCTTCCATGATGGGGGAAATCAATGCGGCTCAAGCGGCGCTGGATATGCAGACGATTCGGGTCGAACACCTTCGTCGATTATTGCGTGACGAGATGGCGGGTTCCGATGAGCTCCGTCGAGCCGAGATGGAATTGAAAATTGCCGCGGCTCGGTTGTTGACCGCTACCGAACAGCGAACGCTCCGATCGGCAGAAGCCAACCGACTCGAATTGCAATGGAAACGACGAACGATTCGTGCTCCGTTCGATGGAGTGGTTGCCGAAAAGAAGGCCGGGTTGGGAGCCACGATCACACCGTCATCCCCTGAAATTGTTCGTTTGGTGCGGACCGACACTCTTCACGGTGTTTTCAACGTGATGGCTGACCGTGCGTTGCAGATGAAGCCGGGCATGGAAACACAGGTCTATTTCCGGGCCGCTCGAAAGACTGTGGATGGAAAGATCGACACGATTGGCCCATCGATCAACAGCGAAAGTGGCACCATTGAGATTCGGGTTCGGATCGACAACCCAACAGGTGAGCTTCGGCCTGGTGACCGCTGCACCATGCGTGTTGTTGCACCGAATCTATCTGACGAAGGTCCCGAGTCGGTCTCCAAGCTGCGAAAGTCAGGAGTCAATCGATGGTAA